Part of the Nitrosophilus alvini genome, CATTGGACAATCCGGACAAAAAGATTCTGTTTTTTGCGATAGGTTTTGAGACCACAACTCCCATGACGGCCGCTTTGATAGATACTGCTATAAAAAGAGGGATAAAAAATCTGTTTTTTCATATAAATCATGTGACTGTTCCGGAGGTGATGAAAGAGCTCATAGATAGCAGAGACATTCATGTGAACAGTTATGACAACCGCATAGACGCTTTTATAGGACCGGCTCATGTCAGCGTCATAGCAGGCTCCAAAATTTATGAGGTTTTCCCTGAAAGATACAACAAACCGGTAGTGGTAAGCGGTTTTGAACCGGTAGACGTTATGGAGTCTGTTTATATGCTGGTTAGACAGTTTGTCCAAAATAGATGTGAGCTTGAAATACAGTATAAAAGAAGCGTCACCAAAGAGGGAAATATCGCGGCTCAGAAGATGATAGACAGATATTTCGAAAAAAGAGAGCTTTTCAAATGGAGGGGTATTGGCAACATTCCAAAAAGTGCATTGAAGCTTAAAGAGGAGTTTTCTTATCTGGATGCCGAGAAAATTTATGAAGATATATTGCCCAAAGATGAGATAGAAGACCATAAACTCTGTATTTGCGGTGATATTTTAAGAGGTATAGCAAAACCGAACGAGTGTTCTGTTTTCGGAACTGTCTGCAAACCAAGTTCTCCTCTTGGCAGCTGTATGGTGAGCAGCGAAGGGGCTTGTGCAGCATATTACAAATACGGGGGTCTTATATGAGCAGAAAAACCGTAACCCTTGCTCAGGGCAATGGCGGAGAAGAGAATGCCGAATTGATAAACAAAATCTTCTACCGTCATCTTAAAAACGAGACTCTAAAAAGAAATGAAGACGCCGCTATTATAGAACCTTTCAATATGCAGTTGACTTCCAAAATAGCTTTTACGACTGACAGTTTTACCGTAAGCCCGATATTTTTCAGTGGCGGAGATATCGGCAAACTCAGTATCTGCGGGACCTGCAACGACCTTGCGATGATGGGAGCAAAACCG contains:
- the hypD gene encoding hydrogenase formation protein HypD, yielding MELKLKDLYDGFRDPKAIKSFASLIEKETEKLDTPINIMEVCGGHTHTIMKYGLPQLLPEKINFIHGPGCPVCIMPKERIDHAYILAMQEDVILVTLGDMIKVPGSKGSLQNARAKGADVRFVYSPLDTVKIALDNPDKKILFFAIGFETTTPMTAALIDTAIKRGIKNLFFHINHVTVPEVMKELIDSRDIHVNSYDNRIDAFIGPAHVSVIAGSKIYEVFPERYNKPVVVSGFEPVDVMESVYMLVRQFVQNRCELEIQYKRSVTKEGNIAAQKMIDRYFEKRELFKWRGIGNIPKSALKLKEEFSYLDAEKIYEDILPKDEIEDHKLCICGDILRGIAKPNECSVFGTVCKPSSPLGSCMVSSEGACAAYYKYGGLI